The Vidua macroura isolate BioBank_ID:100142 chromosome 2, ASM2450914v1, whole genome shotgun sequence DNA window AGGATGCTcctgccttttctgcttctgcaaGGAGGAGGTGTGGCCAAGAAATAACTGCAAACACAAAAGAGCCTTTTTTCAAGATGCCTCCTCAACACCCCACCCCCCTTTAGGTGTAAGATACTGCTTAGCGATACAGAAAAGCAACATGGAACTTTTTCAGATTAGCCAGAGCAGCTTCCCATTCTCCCAACATCCCTTCAGATGCAAACAAAGCGTTCCAGGTCCCTTCCGGAGTGGCCTCTCCTGCCTGTGGAGGGTCCGGTCCCAGCCATCAGGGTGCAAAGCACCGCAGGACTGTTTGCAGGACGGTGGCTGTGctttccccagctgctgggaaCGGGCACGGCCATGAGGTGCGAAGCACCAGCAGACTGTTTTGGAGACTGCCGTCAGCGCTGTGACCCCTCTGAGCCCCGTGGGGAGAGCTGGCGTGGCCCAGCCGTAACACTGCGTCCTGGGACTGTCTGTAAGATGGTGGCTGCCCCTTTCCCCTCACCCATCCTAATTGATGTACTTTAACTCATGCACATCCTATTAGACGTGGCAGTTTTATGTAGCAACTTGTGACCCCCTTGCCCCCGCGTGCGTGTTCTGATTTCACAGTTGTATCTCTCGATTGGTCccccatatatatatatatatatttacttaaCCATTAAAGGAGAAAACAACCAACAACCCAgctatggaaaagaaaaaaaaacaaccacccaAACGATGTTCCCCACGCACTCCCGAGCCCTGACACACATtctaataatttatatatataaatatatatatgaagctcttaaaaaaggaaaaaaaagaaaaaaagacaaaaaaaccctttcagaAACGGGACTCTGGTGTGTTCGTTTCTTTTCAGTGGGACTAGAACGGGAAGGGCAGACGCACTGCCGGTGAAAACGGAGAGGCTGGAAGTGGGCACCGCCTCGGGAAAGGCGCGGGGGAGCCGCTGGGCGGGAGCCGTGCCACGGCGGGCAGGGGCGGGGCGTGCGCACCGCGGGCCAATGAGAAGCGAGAAATTTGCATACGGACCGGGCGGCACGGCCGGGTCCGTTCGGCGGCGACGGAGCCGCCAGTGTCGGCGTGGAGCGGGTCGGGCGGGCGGCACCGGGCCGGGGGGCCACGGAGGAGGCCGCACGAGGGAAAAGCGGATCTCGCCCTCACCTAAGGGTGGGTCGGCCCGGAGGGGGTCCTCGCCCGGGCGGCAGTCCCggcagtgatttcagctcttttagAATTTGTCCAGCAGGTTTCCCGCGCTCGCGGGAAGCCGCTCCCACAGGCCGGTGCAATGGCAGAACGGGGCGGGGAGGCGCAGGCGCGCTCGGGGCGGGCCGGGCTGCGGCCGCTGCTGTTCGCTCTGACACcggagccgcggccgccccgccgcgccccatGGCGGCCTCCGCGCAGCCCTCGGTGCCGCCGGCGCTGAGCGCGGAGCAGGCGAAGGGTGAGTGCGGGAGGTTCCGTCTCCCGGGCGGGCCGGCGGCGGAGTGCCCGTGTCGCGTGGCTGGATGCGGGAGGCTGGCGGGCGGCTGAGCGCTCGCGTCCCGCAGCGGTGCTGGCGGAGGTGATCAAGGCGTTCGGGGCGCCCGAGAACGCGCAGCGCATGGAGGAGGCTCGGGACAACGCCTGCAACGACATGGGCAAGATGCTGCAGTTCCTCCTGCCCGTGGCCACCCAGATCCAGCAGGACGTGATCAAGGCCTACGGGTTCAGCAGCGACGGCGAAGGTGGGTTGTTCCCCCGCCGGGCGGGATGCTCCGGGCCCGCCGGGGCAGCGGGGCGTCCCGTCCACCCCCTTTCCTTGCAGGCGTCCTGAAGTTCGCCCGGCTGATCAAGTCCTACGAGTCGCAGGACCCGGAGATCGCCAGCATGTCCGGCAAGCTCAAGGCCATGTTCCTGCCGCCCATGACGCTGCCGCCGCACGGGGCCGGCACTGGCGGAGTTGCTGCCTCCTGAGCCCGCGGAGTTCTCCCGGTGCTGCGGCTGGTGCCCTCTTTCCGAGGTGCAGGTCCTATCGgccctgggaatggggcactTGAACGAGGGAGACGCGGTCCTGGAAGGAATGGGATGCTTCGTGTGTGCTCGTGAATAAAACGTGTGTTGAAAGTGCCCGTGTTTTATGAATGGCCgtgagctcagcagtgctgctccctgctgcagaggcaggTACAGCAGTGCTCTCTGGGTGACACGTGCAACGCTGTTTTGGGAGGCCCAGTATGTACCATGTTCTGCAGAAAGGTTTGTGCAGAGCCTCGGTGCGAAGCCCTAGGATCTTATATCAGAGAGACAGGTATTAAGCACTTTACAAGGGCAAGcattttcagactttctgtTTGAAGCATACTAGGAAATGTGTCCCTCAACACGATCTAGTTCTGTTCAGCAAGTGTTGTAAATGCCATTGAGgcccctgtcccagcagggTCAGTGCTAATTTACTCCTGCCCCCAGTGCCTGTGGCTGTCTTGTTTTGTGGCTGAAAATGTGATCCAGCACATTATCCCtagtgcaaaaggcagcagGGAGCGCCGAGCGTAGGAGGGCTGGGCTTGCCCCAtttggctgcagcctggattAGAACAACATAAACAACATACAATTTTTGTCTCACGTTTTTTCTTGGACTGCAGAGGGATCAACCTAGTGGTGCGGCCTTGCTCCTTTACAAAGTTTTATTTCCAGTGTGGTTCAGAGGGACAACAGGTATGTCTGCTTGTAGCCTCCTGCCCTTTGTCCCTGTTGCCCTTGGAAGAGTTGAGGTCTTTGgcaaaagaaaggaggagaaaagggcTGAGCGTGAAGGAGCCAggcctgggagagcagggagctgcaagCCAGGTGTGAGGGAGCTGCGTCGGGCGTTCTGTGCTCTCAGTTACAAATCGGGCAGGAATGCAGCCAGCGAGGGCGTGAGCTCAGTGGATGGGAGGCAGGAAGAGCAGTCGGTCCCTTCCGTCTCCATCTACCTCTCCGAGCTTGGCCTTGgccttcccccacccctccgATTATTCATTAACTACGGTCCAGGAAGTGCTTTGCAAATGGTGAAAATTAAGCCCGCGGCTTGAGGCCTGAGGTTTGCCTGACCTGGAGCTACCTTCTTATTCCGCCTGGGAGCGGGCGGAGTTCGGGGCTTCTCCTGTGCAGATCAGGCTCAGGTGAGTCACGGGAGGTGCTGCACCCGCAagcactgccagctgctgctccagcaccccGGCACTCAGCGCCATGAGCATCCAGCCCTGCCGCCAGGGTGCCAGGCCACCTCTCCTCTACCAAGGTCTTTGATCTCTCTCCAAAATCCGTTTCAAGATCCTTTCTTGGTAATTCCaatattgctttattttctttagtggGACCCCCTTGGTTGAGGGCTGTGGTACTTCCTCCACCAGCTCCTGTCAGTCCTCCATCAGTGGGGATCTGAGAGACAAGACCCTGATGCCATCCCGTGGGTGAGTGCTGTGAATGCTAGTTAGGGCAAGAAAACAAGAGTTGTTggtgagaaaaataaaaatatcagcagTAGGAATCAGGCACAGAAGGGAAAACCCCCCAGTTTTTAATAGGAGCTGCCTATTAGAGGTAGCCAGAGGATTGGAGCTCGCTGTGCTTTTCATTGTTACTGTTGCTCCTTCTCACTTTGATAATAAGCAAGCAGGGTTTGTGATGCCCAGTCTTCTGCAGTTCCTCTGccaccctgcagctgcagcatctctgAATGGTTTTGCAGAGAGAGATGTCAGCTGCCTGGCCTTTTAAATACTGGTTATTCCTTTATTTGCTGCAGTCTTTCTAGTCCTTTATGCAGGACATACAATCCTCACAGTCAGTCCAAACAGGTACCTTGCTCTGGAGACTACTGTGGAAGGGTGTCAGGAAATGGGATTCATACTAGCATCACTCTCTGGTAAGAATTTGGGCAACCACAGTGGCCCAGCACTGTGCTGGAGCCCCAGGGCCTGATGGAGAGCATGTGGCTTTGGTAAGTCACAAGAAGATGGTCCATCTGCCCATCCCCAGGCAGCCTTTGCTCTGCATTAATGCCTGAACTACAACAGACTTCTGTACAGAAGTCCTGTCTGAAATCATCTCTGTGCTGAGATTTAGAAGTAACATATGCAATGCTCATTCTCAAAAAGGGCTCCAAATTAGCTCCCCCCCCAAATGTGAGGGAAGCATGGAACAATAAAGTCATCTGAGCAAGCGGGTGTACAGTATAATGGGGAAAGCAATGAATATGATACTAAAGAAAGCACCAGCATCTGCTTTTGTAAAGGCAAATATGGTCCTGTAAAATTGGAGGGTTTTGAGGGACTTAGCAAGCTTGTAGATAAGGCAGGTCTGGCCGGTACAGTTTGCTTGGATTTAAAGAATTTGACAAGATTTTCTCATCAAAGTCTTCAAATAAAGCTGAAATCACAACAttagaaaaagaagatgaaggTTTTCTTGGGTAAAGAATTACTAGAGAGTAGTAAATGGAAGGTGGGAATTAATATCCCATTTTTATAGCAAAGGGAAGTCATCCATCACTGGTCAGATCACAGGGGCCTTATCTGGAATACATGCTGTTCAGTATATTCCCAAGTGATCTGGGAATACAGCTTGGTGAGGTGAGAAAATTGGATGATGATAGAAAGTTATTCAGGATAATGGGGTGGGAGTTGACTTGTGAATAATTTCGGAAAGACCTAATGGCAGTGATTGAGTGGGCAGTAGAACAGCAGATGAAAATGTTTATGTAAAACAATGttcatgcagaaaaataatacaaaaattgCATATAAAACAATGACTGTGAACTAATGATAACCTCTCCTTGATTATAGAAGTCCATGCAGTTGTTAGCTTAATGCTTGGTTGTAGTGAACATCAGAAATCATCACTGTCCATGATTCACAAGCATGTTGAACACCACAGTTCTGTGCCCCCCTTCACTCTTAACCTCCAAATCAAAATGGCAGAATTGGAAATATCTCTGAGAGGGACAGCAAAGGTGGTCAGAGGTATAGAATAGTTCTGTACAAAAAGAAACCCCTTAGTAGGGCTGGAGTCTTCAGCCTGGCAAAGAGTTGAGGATGGATACGGATGTTTCAGGTGTGTTACCACAAGCAGCTTGGAGCAGGGGGCAAAAATCACCCActgacttttcctttctttacaaCAACCAGGTGTTAAAAAagaggcagggagcaggttATAAGTGAGTCAAAGGAGGGGATGTTTCTGTAACTGAGCAAGGGAGCTCTTTGTCAAAGGGCACAAAATTTGTTATACATTTGACAGTTGACTACAAGTAGCTGCTAATAGAGGCTTAGGAAGtaggagggcagaagaaactCTGTACACaatctttctctctgctcttccttTGACAACCATTTTAACCTCTGGATTGCCTAGTCCCACCCCTGCCGCCCCAAAACTAGCTCAGGTGGCTCAGGGCCTTGTTTGGCTGAGTCCTGACACCTGCCAGGGTGGAGCTTCCTCGGCTGCTCTGGGGACCTCTGGCAAGTGCTGAACCCCCTTGGGGGGGAGCACGTGTGCAGTTTTTCCTGATACCTAATCAGAATTTCCCTTGCTGCAAGTGAtgcctgttgcctcttgtcTTCTTGTTGTGTCCCACAAAACAGAACCTGACTCATCATCTCTAAACCCCTATGGCCCCTTTTAGGTAGTCTCAGACAAGTATTAAATCCCTCCTTAAGCATCTTTTCTTCAAGCTGAATAAACCCAGCTTGCTCTCTGCTATGTTCCAGGCTCTTCACTGCATTAGTGGCATTATGCTGGATCCTTTCCAGTTTCTCAGGgcctttttttcttgcagaatcCAGATGTGtgtcttttaattatttatttcatttacattCTACTAGAAATTTGTTACTGTGCTAGCTGTGGCCTGCTTCCACGAGGGATTTACAAGATGAGGTTCTAACACCTGTGTTGTACTGAAAGCCAAACAGTGTAAGAGTAGTCTCTTTGCTGAAATCTCTTGACctcttaattatatttaaaaaatggtttaGTGGCTCAGTTATAGTCTTATTATATTTAGTGGCTCAGCTGTTCCATGCTGCAGCCATTTGGGAGGGCAACCTCGAAGATACCGACTGATGGCTTCTCTGTGGTGACATTTCCCTCCCTTACTGGTAGTTTTCAATTAGATGGCCCAGATCAAAGACACCAGGGCAGCTGCATGCATCCACTCCttttctaaaatgaaagaaGCAGAAGCGTAAAGTCATCCTGTAAATTATGTAATCTGGGATTTTTGTCCACAAAAATACTGTCAAGAGATTACACTGCACCTTGTGGCTTGTCCTTCTGGAGGATACTGAGTTACATGGGATAAATTCTCTCTCACCCTTTCTTATTCTGGTCTGGGCTCTTTGctacctttttctttccctgttctcCTTTGTCCAACTAATGTTCAGTTCCTCAGACAGATTTTCTCCTTCAGGTAGGGTGCAGGGGTGCCTAAGTTCTGGTTTTCGTCTGCCTTGGCTTTGTATTGACTCAGCATACTCTAATATGCTTTTGATATTGGGAATTAATATTTGGGATTTCTCCTTGGAAGTTCCTGCCTTCTCTCCCTTGGCTATAGACAACACTTGTTTCCTGTTCCTGCTAGACTGATTTAGGTGCCGTTTTTTCTGGTGCAACTTCTACAACTTTGTGCAGAAGTTGTTCCCTTGAGTTGGTCCCATGCATTTAAAATGTCCTTGGTTTTTAATATCAGTTCTAAGTCAGTACCtctggctgcctgcagctcaCCACACCCCAGCTCACCATGTGCATGAAACCAGAAGCATTTCTTCTAAGGAAGCTGTTGTAGGTGCCTGGGTTGCCTTTCTAGCAATGAAGATTAGCTTCCCACTCGTCTCTCCTGTACTTCCCTTTGTTGCTGGTTTCTGTCTTGGCCATGAGTTTTTGTCTAGCTAGCAGCATGTTCATCTTTTTGCAGGATTTCCCAGTCTGGTGGTGTGTGGGGAAGTTTGCAGCTGATGCTGCTTGAAATGAGCAAGGCTCTTGCTGTTGCTATTGCTGCTGCCCACACCACACAGGGTAGCTGAGATGGCCCCAGGGAAAAGCCAGGCTCCTTTGCCAGCTGGATTGCACTCTTAGGCCACTGCTTAGCTCCCATTCTTTCACCAGACCTGCAGACCTTGAAACCAGTGTTGTGGCCAGGGCAGTCATGGACCACAGCTGGAAGCAGCTAGGTGATTGgaactgttttccttctttttttttttttttttttttttgtacttggTTTTCCAGGTTGTCCAGCTTTGGCCTCAGTATGGTGTGCTGGGATTTTGAAGGTtctcagctcagctccctcagtgcAATGTGGGTTCCCTGTAGGTAGTAGCTGTTTGTCCTGGtctctgcctgccttcctgGGCAGTTTCACCACCCTCTCCCAACCTCCCCATCCCTTTTGAGCTACCACGGCCTGTGTCATTCCCATCCTGTGGCAGGCTGGTTTCAGGcaggcactgctgtgctcagagcacTAGCCTGGACCTTGAAGTCTGCAGCTCTGGGTTCACACAGATTCCCCTCTGTGCCTGTACAGAGCATGTGGGACATTTGGGACCATTTGTGTTGCTCATTAGCCTTTtggaggaaaaggggaacaAAGGACGAGCAGAACTGAGTTTTGTGAACATGGCCAGAACCCAAGATGCATGCGAAGAGTCAGTCCTTGTGTGCTAAAGACAGAGACCCAAAAATAACAGGGGCTATGGGGAGGAAAGACAcaaaaggagaagcagaagtgTATGCAAAGCAGCTTGGGGCTGCAGAGTGGATGGCTCAGAGCGCTTCCTGTTCCCGGAGCCGTGCGTGCCCCGCTGTGTACGGGCTCACAACTTCCCGtgaccagcagcactgagcagcgGGCCAGAGATCAAGGCACCTGTCCAGGAAAAGGTGGATGGAGAGGCTCTGAATGGACTGACAGTCGACTCCAGGAGAGATACATGGCCAGATCCCAAGAGGCACAGGAACAGTTTGGCGTTGGgtgccccagcacagacccccgacttccccttcctttccagCGCAAACtgatttttcctctgtgttttttgGGTTGCTTTGGTGGCAGCCACTTAGCCGcctcttctttctccctccACAATGGTGAGGTAAGAGGGTCTGAGAGGTCTGTGTGTGTAAGGAATGGGACCAGGGAAGTAGGATGGatgagggcagggatggccctGGAAGGTGTATCTCTAATGGGAACTGTCCATAGGCTGGGGGAGGCATCAGGCAGGAAGGGATGCTGCTGTTGGATTTTACCTAGGGATGCTGACCAGGGACCATTCTTCACCTTACAAATCTCCACAGTAGTGCCTGGCCTTTTTTATTCACTAggtcttgcttttattttctctgctagGTGGTTTCACCGTGACCTGAGTGGGCTGGAAGCTGAAGCCTTACTGAAGGGACGAGGTGTCCATGGGAGCTTCCTGGCCAGACCCAGTCGGAGGAATCAAggggatttttccctttcagtccGGTAAGTAACTTGGACCCCAGCTTCTGTCTTTGCAGTGTTACATACAGAGTGTTACAGATTGCCTAGATCCTCACATGTCCTGTGGCATCTTCTTCATCCTGTCTCTATTCCTTTGAGTTCTTCTCAAGCTGTAAAATGACCTCAGCTTCCCAGCATCTTCTAGAGCCTCCCTCAAGT harbors:
- the C2H12orf57 gene encoding protein C10, translating into MAASAQPSVPPALSAEQAKAVLAEVIKAFGAPENAQRMEEARDNACNDMGKMLQFLLPVATQIQQDVIKAYGFSSDGEGVLKFARLIKSYESQDPEIASMSGKLKAMFLPPMTLPPHGAGTGGVAAS